From a region of the Besnoitia besnoiti strain Bb-Ger1 chromosome I, whole genome shotgun sequence genome:
- a CDS encoding hypothetical protein (encoded by transcript BESB_009940) codes for MLRTICQGYRNLCAAEFEDSLFRAVSKAANDPGFTKDRLKLGGLSARNNGVEQILIIKNDSDLRLAQLAKQALLDIPNCTTNTSSPICQTLTGKHLSLHDVTPQVTSIRAIRQP; via the coding sequence ATGCTCAGAACAATTTGCCAGGGGTACAGGAACCTCTGTGCCGCAGAGTTCGAAGACTCCCTCTTTCGCGCTGTCTCCAAGGCTGCTAACGATCCAGGTTTCACAAAAGATCGCCTGAAGCTCGGAGGCCTGTCAGCAAGGAACAACGGCGTTGAACAAATTCTCATCATCAAGAATGACAGTGACCTGCGACTGGCTCAGCTTGCGAAACAGGCACTTCTGGACATTCCGAACTGTACCACAAACACATCGTCGCCCATATGTCAAACTCTTACAGGAAAGCACCTTTCACTCCATGACGTCACGCCACAAGTGACGAGCATTCGCGCAATACGCCAACCCTGA
- a CDS encoding hypothetical protein (encoded by transcript BESB_009950), translating into MSVSSIAEVVSAGDAVDEKKDDDGSATVQLMGGQQQLLANFEERHGSSNTDSAARRTLGSVLQLPMYYLEELFAHLERFMTSGALQVPLQSSVKDTAATPVPLW; encoded by the coding sequence ATGAGTGTCTCGTCTATTGCAGAAGTGGTATCGGCTGGTGATGCTGTCGACGAAAAGAAAGATGACGACGGGAGCGCCACCGTTCAGTTGATGGGGGGACAACAGCAGTTACTAGCAAACTTCGAAGAGCGGCATGGGAGCTCGAACACCGActccgcagctcgccgcaCATTAGGCAGTGTCCTGCAACTCCCGATGTACTATCTGGAGGAGCTGTTTGCACATTTGGAACGTTTCATGACGAGTGGAGCACTGCAGGTGCCTCTTCAGTCATCAGTGAAAGATACGGCTGCTACGCCGGTCCCCCTGTGGTAG